The nucleotide window CAGATCGCGCTTGGTCGAGAAATATTGCTGTTGGGCATTGAGCAGATCCAGCGTGGTGCGCACGCCCACCTCACGACCCAGCTTGGTCGAATCGAGCGAGCTTTGCGAGGAAACCAGCGCCTGCTCCAGCGCCTTGATCTGCGCAGCACCGGCCTGCACGCCCAGATAGGCTTGCTTGGTGGTCTGGGCGGTGCTGCGGCGGGCGGCTTCCAGATTTGATTGCGCCTGATCGCGTAGGGCCAGGGTCTCGCGCAGCTTGGAGCTGGTATTGCCGCCGGTAAAGATCGGGATGTTCAGCTGCACGCCCAGCGTGGACGTCAGGTTGCTATTGCTGCCACGTGCAGCAGCCAAGCCACCCTTGTTCCAGGACTCACCGTACTGGGCTACCAGATCCAGCGTGGGCTGACGGTGCAGGCGGTACTTCTCGATCTCGGCCTCGGCAATGGCCAGCGCGCCGCGCTGCCCCTCAATCGCCAGACTCTTGCTTTCGGCGCGCGCCACCCAATCGTTGATATCGGCCGGGGTGGGCGGCGTGGCAGGCATTTTGGCGGCCAGCGGCACCAGCCCTTCGGCCGGCACACCGGTCAGCTGCAAGAACGCGTTCTGCTTGACCATGTAATCGTTCTGGGCGGCGATTTCACTGGCGACGATGCCGTCGTATTTGGCTTGTGCCTCGTGCGTATCGGTAATCGTGGCAACGCCGACCTCAAAGCTCTTCTTGGCCTGGGCCAATTGTTGCGACACGGCATCCTTCTGCGCGCGGACGAACTCCAGGTTGTCCTGCGCGTACAGCACATCGAAATAGGCTTGCGCCACGCGCAGGATCAGATCCTGGCGGGCCGCGGCAAAGTTTACCTCGGCAAGGCGGGCCTGTTCGCGTAGCTGGCTGGCGCCCACGCTAACGCCAGCGCGGTAGATCGGCTGGCTGGCCGTGACGGTATAGCCATAGGTGTCGCCCGAGTTCTTCACGTCCCGTGTTGCGTTGTTAGGCAACAAGGCTTCGGTATCGGTACGGACGTTGTTGTAGGAGCTGGCTACGCTGACCTGTGGCATCCACAAGGCGCGTGCCTGGTTGGTTTTTTCCTGGCCGGCACGATAGGCCGACTCCGATGCCGCAAAGGTGGCATCGTATTTCTTGGCTTCCTGATAAACCTGCAGCAGATCGGCTGCCATGGCGTTCGAGCCGGCGGCAAACAGGATCGCCGCAGTCAGGGCGCGCAGTGCGTAGCGTTGCATCGATCTATCCTCGTGTTGGATGCGCAATCTAAACATACTGATGGGTATTTTACTACCATTTTTACGTTATGCCAGCCCCCGCCAGACGCCAAGCCGGTCCTGCCACCATAGCAAGACCGGATTATCGTCCATCAGGCGTCCAGTGGCCGTTTTACCTTGTACCAAGCTGCATACAGCGCGGGCAGGAACAACAGGGTCAGCACCGTGGCGACAAGCAAGCCCCCCATGATGGACCAGGCCATCGGCCCCCAGAAAGTGGAGCGGGTCAGCGGGATCATCGCCAGAATGGCCGCGGCAGCCGTGAGCATGATGGGGCGGAAACGGCGCACCGCTGACTCGACAATCGCATGCCAGGGATGTTCCCCTTCCTTCACATGCTGGTCGATCTGATCCACCAGAATTACCGAATTGCGCATGATCATCCCGGCCAGCGCAATCACCCCGAGCTGGGCCACAAAGCCGAACGGCACCTGGAACAGCAGCAGGATGGCGCTGACGCCGATCATGCCCAGCGGCGCGGTCAGCAGCACCAGCACCATCTTCGAGATGTTCTGCAGCTGGATCATCAGCAGCGTCATCACCGTCAGCAACATCAGCGGCATGACCGCCATGATCGAGCCCTGCCCCTTGCCGCTGGCCTCTTGCGAGCCACCGATCTCGATCGCGTAACCCATGGGGAGGTCGTCCGCAATCTTCTTGATCTCGGGCCACAGCGCCATCGTCACATCGGGCGCCTGCGCGCCTTCCACATCGGCGCGCACCGAGATCGTCGGCATGCGGTTACGCCGCCAGATGATGCTCTCTTCGCTCTCCAGCTTGAGGTGGGCAATCTGGCTGACCGGCACATACTTGCCCTGCCCCAGATAGACCTTGGCGTCCTTGAGGTTGTTCAGGTCGGTGCGCTCCGGGCTGGTCAGGCGGGCGACCACGTCGATGGTGCGGTCATGCTCGCGGTACTGCGTGACCGTCACGCCCGATAGCGAGGTCTGTAGCGCCACCGACAGATGCTGCGAGGTCATGCCCAGCATGCGTGCCTTGTCCTGATCCACTTCCAGCCGCACCACCTTGACCCGCTCGCTCCAGTCGGTATTCACCTGGCGCAGATGGGGGTTGGCGCGCATCCGTGCAGCAACCTGATCGGCAATCGCCCGCAGCTTCTGGTCGTCCGGACCGGAAACACGGAACTGCACGGGGTAGCTGACCGGCGGGCCGTTCTCCAGCCGTGTGACCCGGCCGCGCACCAGCGGGAAGTCCTTCTCGAACAAACCCTGGATGCGCTTCATCACATCGTCGCGCACATGCTCGTTCTGGGTCATGACCATCAGCTGGCCGAAATTCAGGTTGGGCAGTTGCTGATCGAGCGGCAGGTAGAAGCGCGGGCTACCAGTGCCGACATAGGACGTGATGCTGGCGATATCCTTGTCGCCCAG belongs to Chitinimonas sp. BJYL2 and includes:
- a CDS encoding TolC family outer membrane protein, producing the protein MQRYALRALTAAILFAAGSNAMAADLLQVYQEAKKYDATFAASESAYRAGQEKTNQARALWMPQVSVASSYNNVRTDTEALLPNNATRDVKNSGDTYGYTVTASQPIYRAGVSVGASQLREQARLAEVNFAAARQDLILRVAQAYFDVLYAQDNLEFVRAQKDAVSQQLAQAKKSFEVGVATITDTHEAQAKYDGIVASEIAAQNDYMVKQNAFLQLTGVPAEGLVPLAAKMPATPPTPADINDWVARAESKSLAIEGQRGALAIAEAEIEKYRLHRQPTLDLVAQYGESWNKGGLAAARGSNSNLTSTLGVQLNIPIFTGGNTSSKLRETLALRDQAQSNLEAARRSTAQTTKQAYLGVQAGAAQIKALEQALVSSQSSLDSTKLGREVGVRTTLDLLNAQQQYFSTKRDLARARYDYLLNELKLSAATGELTEKELDAVNARLAR